A genomic stretch from Limanda limanda chromosome 11, fLimLim1.1, whole genome shotgun sequence includes:
- the LOC133013913 gene encoding free fatty acid receptor 2-like, translating to MVSSEVILSVYIITFVIGFPANLLALYAFSVKIHVKANPTDILLLNLTVSDLLFLIILPLKMYDADLDMKWNLPQFLCSLTAYIFFSTIYTSSLLLMAVSLVRYIALAFPITYHRLHKPVYAVVMSAVIWLISFAHCSITIITLHHPSLASEKPDDQAYACYANFTEKQLDVLLPIRLEVFFVLCLLPLVICVYCYVQCILILYSRPRISRMQKQKAIGMALGTLAVFLICMLPYNISHVVGFIEGKSPEWRYYVLLLSTFNTCIDPIIFYFSSSSFHCNSKKSIFRKRALTVSELQNQGTGSNPG from the coding sequence ATGGTGAGCAGTGAGGTGATTCTCTCGGTGTACATAATAACCTTCGTGATTGGCTTCCCAGCCAACCTCCTGGCTCTCTATGCCTTCAGTGTCAAGATCCATGTCAAGGCAAATCCAACAGACATCCTGCTACTCAATCTGACCGTCTCAGACCTGCTCTTCTTGATCATCCTTCCTCTCAAGATGTACGACGCAGATTTAGACATGAAGTGGAATCTGCCCCAGTTCCTGTGCTCCCTCACCGCCTACATCTTCTTCTCCACCATCTACACCAGCTCCTTGTTGCTGATGGCTGTCAGTCTGGTTCGCTACATTGCACTCGCCTTCCCTATCACCTATCATCGgctgcacaaacctgtgtaTGCAGTAGTGATGAGTGCAGTCATTTGGCTGATCTCCTTTGCACACTGCAGTATAACTATCATCACCCTGCACCACCCATCCCTAGCCAGCGAAAAGCCTGATGACCAGGCCTATGCTTGCTATGCAAACTTTACGGAGAAGCAGCTGGATGTCCTCCTCCCGATACGTTTGGAGGTTTTCTTTGTTCTCTGCCTTTTACCTCTTGTAATTTGTGTTTACTGCTACGTGCAATGCATCTTGATCCTGTACAGCCGCCCCAGGATATCCCGCATGCAGAAGCAGAAAGCCATCGGTATGGCCTTGGGGACTCTAGCCGTGTTCCTCATTTGCATGCTACCATACAATATCTCTCATGTAGTGGGTTTCATTGAGGGTAAGAGCCCAGAATGGAGGTACTATGTTTTGCTGCTTAGCACCTTCAACACCTGCATTGATCCCATCATATTCTACTTTTCTTCCTCTAGCTTCCACTGCAACAGTAAAAAGTCAATTTTCAGGAAACGTGCACTCACTGTTTCAGAGTTACAAAATCAGGGCACAGGCTCTAACCCAGGGTAA
- the LOC133013912 gene encoding free fatty acid receptor 2-like: protein MVNSEVILSVYIITLVIGFPANLLALYAFSVKIHVKANPTDILLLNLTVSDLLFLLSLPLKVYEADLDMMWKLPEFLCSLTTFIFASTIYTSSLLLMAVSLVRYIALAFPITYHRLHKPVYAVVMSAVIWLISFAHCSITIITQHHPSLARETPDGQAYACYANFTEKQLDVVLPIRLEVFFVLCLVPLVICVYCYVQCILILYSRPRISRMQKQKAIGMALGTLAVFLICMLPYNISHVVGFIEGRSPEWRYYVLLLSTFNTCIDPIIFYFSSSSFHCNSKKSIFRKRTLTVSELQNQGTGSNPG, encoded by the coding sequence ATGGTGAACAGCGAGGTGATTCTCTCGGTGTACATAATAACCCTCGTGATTGGCTTCCCAGCCAACCTCCTGGCTCTCTATGCCTTCAGTGTCAAGATCCATGTTAAGGCAAATCCAACAGACATCCTGCTACTCAATCTGACCGTCTCCGACCTGCTCTTCTTGCTCAGCCTTCCTCTCAAGGTGTATGAGGCAGATTTAGACATGATGTGGAAACTGCCCGAGTTCCTGTGCTCCCTCACCACCTTCATCTTCGCCTCCACCATCTACACCAGCTCTTTGTTGCTGATGGCTGTCAGTCTGGTTCGCTACATTGCACTCGCCTTCCCTATCACCTATCATCGgctgcacaaacctgtgtaTGCAGTAGTGATGAGTGCAGTCATTTGGCTGATCTCCTTTGCACACTGCAGTATAACTATCATCACCCAGCACCACCCATCCCTAGCCAGAGAAACCCCTGATGGCCAGGCATATGCTTGCTATGCAAACTTTACGGAGAAGCAGCTGGATGTCGTCCTCCCGATACGTTTGGAGGTTTTCTTTGTTCTCTGCCTTGTACCTCTTGTAATTTGTGTTTACTGCTATGTGCAATGCATCTTGATCCTGTACAGCCGCCCCAGGATATCCCGCATGCAGAAGCAGAAAGCCATCGGTATGGCCTTGGGGACTCTAGCCGTGTTCCTCATTTGCATGCTACCATACAATATCTCTCATGTAGTGGGTTTCATTGAGGGTAGGAGCCCAGAATGGAGGTACTACGTTTTGCTGCTTAGCACCTTCAACACCTGTATTGATCCCATCATCTTCTACTTTTCTTCCTCTAGCTTCCACTGCAACAGTAAAAAGTCAATTTTCAGGAAACGTACACTCACTGTTTCAGAGTTACAAAATCAGGGCACAGGCTCTAACCCAGGATAA